A stretch of the Hydra vulgaris chromosome 09, alternate assembly HydraT2T_AEP genome encodes the following:
- the LOC136084624 gene encoding uncharacterized protein LOC136084624, giving the protein MAGISCGTLPKKSLAAEFFSEMNLLSKAQVREAILDSTHNVLHTDGTKYNFREIRSFQVTTSSGSYTFGIEDMFSGEAQSYFGELKNLLTDMSQIFSPEKENYEDDLRKLIFSFKSLMTDRTIVNSSFFSQFKHWREAILPFVVENYELLPLNEKLKISQMHHVFCGLHVIHNLGIYAEKAIIEWEKVVEQEGSVHGGFINSQNSRTFDILYELSKLTSYRHGDQRNGKADEWRAFLRKKFSKNFMVSFLHHRFNIIFLLGGATYFHKDHLKEFVFNLDGSNFLHESIRHDIDNIIFHASTRALGIFNKLISGPLFRIIEEEGHIFSLNTVWSQMFNYFVCCSSDASIMLSGSTFFDVKYLTKDELFDCLFFNCNDPLLDALTQECLEVICCSCSVMIQSQLRDQLPGGKYHNPDVGVLEETQNCPRTNIVSERDFASYDRRLKMKPNMTTVAAAGVIMFNNNKTADWIYGKSQEELARLVLLARRNRKGYIRKYREKKANILQYKIDEMDKRNLEKEIKEQKASEEKEFLTTEIGKDGGLILCKEDFEQILGTENEIVMKLQRQIKFRKKVLQQKFPEKWLQLGEKVKGENYKKFGIEALKTNLLSIFKFLKDAPEQRANTIKCSVIRQNNERQEMLLTLKKKVRLEGDTRLLMETRKIIRAGTSKGGVPKFLGKRIKHKMVDEGGKDVWYSGLVVSVLDDNKFDDECEFEILYDGFEDKYDIELVKEWRMKCVVIEGKADGYVEGEIRKKQKCC; this is encoded by the coding sequence ATGGCTGGAATTTCATGTGGCACACttccaaaaaaatctttggctgctgaattttttagtgaaatgaACCTTTTATCAAAAGCACAGGTTAGAGAGGCTATATTGGATAGTACACACAATGTTCTTCATACAGATGGCACAAAGTATAATTTTAGAGAGATTAGAAGTTTTCAAGTCACAACGTCATCTGGAAGCTACACGTTTGGGATAGAAGATATGTTTTCAGGCGAGGCACAATCTTATTTTGGAGAGCTAAAAAATTTACTCACTGATATGTCTCAGATATTTTCTCCTGAAAAAGAAAACTATGAGGATGATCTTCGGAAgcttattttttcattcaaatctTTGATGACAGATCGCACCATAgttaattcaagtttttttagccaatttaaaCATTGGAGAGAAGCAATTTTGCCTTTTGTTGTTGAAAACTATGAACTACTtcctttaaatgaaaaattaaaaatttctcaaatgcATCATGTTTTTTGTGGCTTACATGTTATCCATAATTTAGGAATATATGCAGAAAAAGCAATCATAGAATGGGAAAAAGTGGTTGAGCAGGAAGGTAGTGTTCATGGTGGTTTTATAAATTCTCAAAACTCACGTACCTTTGATATTTTGTATGAACTTTCAAAACTTACAAGCTATAGACATGGCGATCAACGGAACGGGAAAGCTGATGAATGGAGGGCATTTTTGcgtaaaaagttttcaaaaaattttatggtttCATTTCTGCATCATCggtttaacattatatttttacttgGTGGAGCAACGTATTTTCATAAAGATCATcttaaagaatttgtttttaatcttgATGGTTCAAATTTCCTTCATGAATCAATTAGGCATGATATTGACAACATAATTTTTCATGCTTCAACCAGAGCTCTgggaatttttaataaactgataTCAGGACCTCTTTTTCGTATTATTGAAGAAGAAggtcatattttttctttaaataccgTTTGGTCgcaaatgtttaattattttgtttgttgttcTTCTGATGCATCAATAATGTTAAGTGGTTCTACATTTTTTGATGTCAAATATCTCACTAAGGATGAATTGTttgattgtttgttttttaactgtaaTGACCCACTTTTGGATGCCTTAACACAAGAATGTCTTGAAGTTATATGTTGTTCGTGTTCAGTTATGATCCAGAGTCAGTTAAGAGACCAATTGCCTGGAGGGAAATATCACAATCCAGATGTTGGTGTCCTTGAGGAAACTCAAAACTGTCCGCGTACTAACATTGTGTCTGAACGTGACTTTGCTTCTTATGACCGCAGGTTAAAAATGAAACCTAACATGACAACAGTAGCTGCAGCTGGTGTCATCATgtttaacaataacaaaacaGCTGATTGGATATATGGGAAATCCCAGGAAGAATTGGCAAGGCTAGTTTTACTAGCAAGGCGAAATAGAAAAGGATATATCAGAAAGTAcagagaaaaaaaagcaaatatattgCAGTACAAAATCGATGAGATGGACAAGCGCAACTTAGAAAAGGAAATAAAGGAGCAAAAGGCAAGCgaagaaaaagagtttttgacAACAGAAATTGGGAAGGATGGTGGTTTAATTTTGTGTAAAGAGGATTTTGAGCAAATCTTAGGTACTGAAAATGAAATTGTAATGAAGTTGCAAAGACAAattaaatttcgaaaaaaagtaCTACAGCAAAAATTTCCAGAAAAGTGGCTACAGTTAGGAGAAAAGGTAAAAggtgaaaattacaaaaaatttggtATAGAGGCGTTAAAAACAAACCTGCtatcaatttttaagtttttaaaagatgctCCAGAACAACGAGcaaatacaataaaatgttCAGTCATCAGACAGAATAATGAAAGACAAGAAatgttgttaacattaaaaaaaaaggtcagaTTAGAGGGTGACACTAGATTATTAATGGaaactagaaaaataataagAGCAGGCACATCAAAGGGAGGGGTTCCAAAGTTTTTAGGAAAAagaattaaacataaaatggtAGATGAAGGTGGAAAGGATGTATGGTATTCAGGGCTCGTAGTAAGTGTTTTAGATGACAATAAATTTGATGATGAATGCGAGTTTGAGATACTATATGACGGATTTGAGGATAAATACGATATCGAGTTAGTCAAAGAGTGGAGGATGAAATGTGTTGTGATAGAGGGAAAGGCTGATGGTTATGTGGAGGGCGAAAttcgaaaaaaacaaaaatgttgttaa
- the LOC136084625 gene encoding uncharacterized protein LOC136084625, with protein sequence MKMELCVDINNSLTKMVAPSISQEISDTVMDYLNINGGIVSLKNPDLVLTNRHFLQICKEKDKFNLTWPNLSVFFTSLFKYPISRVMLIKCLQKSKDFIAKVNRAKNFDLRKYFLSSALSFIGAFPDVVGLSPSNACSTPTSIHNSDIVPNQITVSVSSDLNLQIANDDFLCSVTPNSIVYTPLGNDSENFLLEAQVNEVNLPVSNSDKKLPILSGDLAYQIKKYKQRINYLKLQNRQINKRCNEYKRKYQAILSKYNVRNVNKREVRKDCRINQLLQKNFRLEKEIDLARKRSQSDRHGILRKKGMVF encoded by the exons ATGAAAATGGAGTTGt gtgttgACATTAACAATAGTCTCACCAAAATGGTTGCTCCATCTATAAGTCAAGAaa tatctgACACTGTTATGGATTATCTTAATATTAATGGAGGCATTGTATCCCTCAAAAATCCAGATTTGGTTTTAACCAATCgccattttttacaaatttgtaaagaaaaagataaatttaacttGACATGGCCAAATCTTTCAGTATTTTTTACATCCTTGTTTAAATACCCTATATCTAGAGTTATGCTGATCAAGTGCCTTCAAAAGTCAAAAGATTTTATTGCAAAAGTAAATCGTgccaaaaattttgatttaagaaagtattttttaagcTCTGCTTTATCTTTTATTGGTGCTTTTCCGGATGTTGTTGGTTTGTCACCTTCTAATGCTTGTTCTACCCCAACTTCTATCCACAATAGTGATATTGTTCCAAATCAAATTACTGTTTCTGTATCTTCTGATTTGAACTTGCAAATTGCTAATGATGATTTTTTGTGTTCTGTTACCCCAAACTCTATTGTATACACCCCTTTAGGAAATGATTCTGAAAATTTTCTTCTTGAAGCGCAAGTTAATGAAGTGAATCTGCCAGTTTCCAATTCAGATAAAAAACTACCTATATTATCAGGTGATTTGgcctatcaaataaaaaaatacaaacagagaattaattatcttaaattacaaaacagacaaattaataaaagatgtaatgaatataaaagaaaatatcaagCAATCTTGTCAAAATATAATGTCAGAAATGTCAACAAAAGAGAAGTTAGAAAGGATTGTAGGATTAACcaattgttgcaaaaaaattttagattagaaaaagaaattgatttggCTAGAAAACGTTCACAATCAGATAGACATggtattttaagaaaaaaaggcatggtattttaa
- the LOC136085327 gene encoding zinc finger MYM-type protein 1-like, protein MSVLHKQNYVKWKSASRAAIRKSSTGNLLITELSTETSNWTKLLERLLNVILFLSERGLALFGSSQHIYDPDNGNFLGIIELLSKYDPILSEHVKKVHESQLNKKRLQVHYLSTRIQNEFIELCGSFVQTKIIEEIQNTKYFSIVVDATPDCSHKEQTTLIIRYIKIDGSKFSIEERFLYFDDYSKKTGKEIAARILHVLTLLNIDFKLCTG, encoded by the coding sequence ATGTCTGTATTACACAAACAAAACTATGTCAAATGGAAATCAGCCAGTAGAGCAGCCATCAGAAAAAGTTCTACTGGTAATTTACTAATAACAGAATTGTCAACTGAAACCAGTAATTGGACAAAACTTCTTGAGCGCCTTTTGAACGTCATTCTTTTTCTTTCTGAACGTGGGCTTGCTTTATTTGGTTCCAGTCAACACATTTATGACCCTGACAATGGAAACTTTCTCGGAATAATTGAGCTCCTCAGCAAATATGATCCAATTTTATCAGAGCATGTGAAAAAGGTCCATGAATCTCAACTGAACAAAAAGCGCTTACAAGTTCATTATCTGTCCACCCGgattcaaaatgaatttattgaaCTCTGTGGATCTTTTGTTCAAACTAAAATTATTGAAGAGATTCAAAAcaccaaatatttttcaattgttgTTGATGCAACACCAGACTGCTCTCACAAGGAGCAAACAACTTTAATTATccgttatataaaaattgatggATCTAAATTTTCCATTGAAGAACGGTTTCTCTATTTTGACGATTACTCaaaaaaaactggaaaagaAATTGCAGCAAGGATTCTTCACGTTCTAACTTTGTTGAACATAGATTTTAAACTGTGTACTGGTTAG